In Vitis vinifera cultivar Pinot Noir 40024 chromosome 11, ASM3070453v1, a genomic segment contains:
- the LOC100255714 gene encoding pentatricopeptide repeat-containing protein At2g34400 has product MLKPKASSHLISRHFTKALAKSQRHAQQTLTDKLLSLLKQCTSTKSLQQIHTQMIINAIHKPNFLLHRFIDLKDFNNASLLFSQIPYPNEYAFNIMIRGLTTTWQKFNLTIEFYYQMKDFGIRPNNFTYPFVFIACANLLVLNHGQCAHSGVLKSGLCADGHVRHSLITMYSRCGELGCARRVFDEISEKDLVSWNSMISGYSRMGYAGDAVGLFGEMRDAGFEPDEMTLVSILGACGDLGDLGLGSWIEGFVVENEMDLNSFVGSALIGMYGKCGDLSSARRVFDRMVKKDVVTWNAMITGYAQNGVSDEAIILFSGMRESGVNPDKITLVGVLSACASIGALDFGKWLDTYASERGLQNDIYVSTALIDMYAKCGSLDDALRVFEDMPQKNEVSWNAMISALAFHGRPQESLSLFKRMSKEGGAVRPNDISFIGVLSACVHAGLVDEGRQLFDLMSSSFGLVPKIEHHSCMVDLLARAGHVHEAWDFIEKMPEKPDEVVLGALLGACQKRRNVDVSERVMHMLLEMEPLNSGNYIISSKIFANMKRWDDSARMRVLMRQRGVTKTPGCSWIEIENQVHEFHAGDVLHFISQDMCQVINLLNEEMKVEGYGPKVDFL; this is encoded by the exons ATGCTCAAACCAAAAGCATCTTCACATCTCATTTCCCGCCATTTCACAAAAGCCCTTGCTAAATCCCAACGTCACGCACAACAAACCCTCACTGACAAGCTATTATCTCTCTTGAAACAATGCACTTCCACCAAATCACTCCAACAAATTCACACCCAAATGATCATCAACGCCATTCACAAACCCAATTTCCTCCTCCACAGATTCATTGATCTCAAAGACTTCAACAATGCTTCCCTTCTCTTCTCCCAAATCCCGTATCCCAATGAGTATGCCTTCAACATTATGATCCGCGGCCTAACGACCACATGGCAAAAATTCAATCTCACTATTGAGTTTTATTACCAAATGAAGGACTTTGGCATAAGGCCTAATAATTTCACTTACCCATTTGTGTTTATTGCTTGTGCCAATCTTTTAGTGTTGAATCATGGGCAATGTGCTCATTCGGGGGTTTTGAAAAGTGGGTTGTGCGCGGATGGCCATGTGAGACATTCTTTGATCACGATGTATTCCCGGTGTGGGGAACTGGGGTGTGCTCGGAGGGTGTTTGATGAAATTAGTGAAAAGGATTTGGTGTCGTGGAATTCGATGATATCGGGGTATTCAAGGATGGGGTATGCAGGGGATGCGGTGGGGTTGTTTGGAGAAATGAGGGATGCAGGGTTTGAACCGGATGAGATGACTTTGGTGAGCATTCTTGGTGCCTGTGGGGACTTGGGGGACTTGGGTTTGGGAAGTTGGATTGAGGGTTTTGTTGTGGAAAATGAGATGGATTTGAACTCGTTTGTGGGTTCTGCACTGATTGGTATGTATGGCAAATGTGGGGATTTGTCATCGGCCAGGAGGGTGTTTGACAGAATGGTGAAGAAAGATGTGGTCACTTGGAATGCTATGATTACTGG ATATGCACAAAATGGAGTGTCAGATGAAGCAATCATACTATTTAGCGGCATGAGAGAATCAGGTGTTAACCCAGATAAAATCACATTGGTTGGAGTATTGTCTGCATGTGCCTCAATTGGGGCCCTTGACTTTGGAAAGTGGCTTGATACATATGCATCAGAAAGAGGCTTACAAAATGACATTTACGTTTCTACTGCCTTAATTGATATGTATGCAAAGTGTGGGAGCTTAGATGATGCACTTAGAGTTTTTGAAGACATGCCCCAGAAAAATGAGGTGTCTTGGAATGCCATGATTTCTGCCCTTGCTTTTCATGGGCGGCCCCAAGAGTCCTTGTCACTATTTAAGCGCATGTCAAAGGAGGGTGGTGCTGTCCGACCAAATGATATCTCATTTATAGGAGTTCTATCTGCATGTGTACATGCTGGTTTGGTTGATGAGGGCCGTCAATTATTTGATTTGATGAGTTCATCTTTTGGATTGGTTCCAAAAATTGAACACCACTCTTGCATGGTTGATCTTTTGGCACGTGCAGGACATGTGCATGAAGCTTGGGACTTCATTGAGAAGATGCCTGAAAAACCAGATGAAGTTGTATTAGGGGCATTGCTCGGTGCCTGTCAGAAACGCAGAAATGTAGATGTCAGTGAGCGTGTAATGCATATGCTTTTAGAGATGGAGCCTTTGAATTCTGGAAACTATATAATCTCATCAAAGATATTTGCAAACATGAAGAGGTGGGATGATTCAGCTAGGATGAGAGTGTTGATGAGGCAGAGGGGTGTCACCAAAACTCCTGGTTGTAGCTGGATTGAGATTGAGAATCAAGTGCATGAATTTCATGCTGGTGATGTCTTACACTTCATTTCGCAAGATATGTGCCAGGTAATTAACTTGCTAAATGAGGAGATGAAGGTAGAAGGTTATGGTCCAAAGGTTGATTTTCTATAG